In the genome of Streptomyces sp. P3, the window GGCTGCGGCCGGGCGTCCTGGAGGACCTCGGCCTGATCAGCGCGCTGACCTCGCTCACCACGGAGTTCGCCACCCATGTCGGACTGCGCGTGGTGCGCCGCTTCGACACCGGTCTGCCGGTGCTGGACCGGCAGACGGAACTGGTGCTGTACCGCGTCGCCCAGGAAGCCCTGACCAACGCGGCCCGCCATGCCGAGGCCGGACAGGTCGAGGTCGGCCTGCACCACACGGGCGAGGCGGTGGTCCTGGCCGTCGCCGACGACGGCCGGGGAACCGGGGCGGCCCCCGAAGGGGCGGGAATCCGCGGAATGCGCGAGCGGGCCCTGCTGATCGGGGCCACGCTGGACATCACTTCCCGGCCGCAGGCCGGCACCCAGGTCCGACTGACCGTGCCCCTCCTCAGGAAGCAGACATGAGCGCGCCCGACACCTCCGTGATCCGCATCCTCCTCGCCGACGACCACGCGCTGGTCCGTCGCGGCGTGCGACTCATCCTCGACCGGGAGCCCGACCTCGAGGTCGTCGCCGAGGCCGGGGACGGCGCGCAGGCCATCGAGCTGGCCCGCGCCCAGGAGGTCGACCTCGCGGTCCTGGACATCGCCATGCCCCGGATGACCGGCCTGCAGGCCGCCCGGGAACTCGTCGCACTGAAGCCGGAAGTGCGGGTCCTGATGCTGACGATGCACGACAACGAGCAGTACTTCTTCCAGGCGCTGAAGGCGGGCGCCAGCGGATACGTGCTGAAGTCGGTGGCCGACCGCGACCTGGTGGCGGCGTGCCGGGCCGCCATGCGCGACGAGCCCTTCCTGTACCCGGGCGCGGTCACCGCGCTCATCCGCAACTACCTCGACCGGGTCCGCAACGGCGAGGAGCCGCCCGAGCAGGTGCTGACCGCGCGCGAGGAGGAGGTCCTCAAACTCGTCGCCGAGGGCCACTCCTCCAAGGAGATCGCCGAGATGCTCTTCATCAGCATCAAGACCGTCCACCGGCACCGGGCGAACCTGCTGCACAAGCTCGGGCTGCGCGACCGGCTGGAACTCACCCGGTACGCGATCCGCGCGGGCCTCATCGAGGCCTGACCGCTTCCGATCACGGCCCGTCACTTCCGGCTGCTTCGCTCACCGCGAGGTCCCGGCCGGCGCTCTCCCGCCGCGGCCCGCGGGCTCCGCGCCGCCGCACGCACACCGACATCGACACGGAAGGGGGCGGGCGGGGCATGGCACGCCGCACGCCGACCGTGCCGCTTGCGGGCGGCCGGATCCCGGCGGCCGTGCCCGCGGCGGCGCACGCCGTGCTGCTCGTGCTGCTCGTCCTGCTCGGTCCGTCCGGTCCGCCGGCCCCCGGCGGCGCCGACCTCCCCGCGCCCGGCGGGCTGACGCACGCCGCCGGAGTCCCGTCTGCGCACGGCACGCCGCACGCACAGGACGCGGACCCCGCCGTCCCCTCCGCCACCGTCCGGAGCGGCAGGGACGTCACCGGTGAGCGTCATACGCCGCCGCTTCCCGCCTCCCACCCGCCGCGCGGCGCGACGGGCGGCCCACTCCGGGCCGGGCGGACCCCGGTGGGTCCGCCGCCGGACCCACCGGCCTCGGCGCTACCCGCACACGGCCACGGGGTGCGGGCGCCCCCTTCGTTCTCCGGCACCTGACCCCTCCCCTTCCTTCCTCTCCCTTCCCGGCCGCGGCCACCGTCGCGGCCGCGGTGTGCCTGCCGGAGGCCCGCTGTGCAACGCTCCCCGCTCATCAGAGGGCTGCTCGCCCTCGCCGCCGTCGCCCTGTCGCTGTACGTCGCGCTCACCGTGCCCGTCAACCTGGGACTCGATCTGCGGGGCGGCACCCAGATCGTGCTCGAGACCCGCCCCGCCGACCCGGCCGACGCCGGCGGCGAGGCCACGGACCGCACCGTGGAGGTGCTGCGCGGCCGGATCGACGCGCTCGGTGTCGCCGAGCCCACCATCGCCCGCTCCGGCAGCGACCGGATCGTCGTCGAACTGCCGGGGGTGCAGGACCCCCGCAGGGCGGCCGACGTGCTCGGCCGGACCGCGCAGCTCACCTTCCACCAGGTGCTCGGCACGGCGGCAGACGCCGACGGCACGTCCGACCCGCTGCCGGAACGGCCCCACGAGCAGGTGACGGCCGACGAGTCGGGCAGGCCGCTGCGTCTGCGGGCCGCCGTACTCACCGGCAAGGACGTCAAGAAGGCAGCCGCCCGCTTCGACCAGCAGACCGGCGCCGGATGGCACGTCACGGTGGACTTCAAGGGGTCGGGCGGACCGGGCTGGGCCCGGCTGACCGGCGAGGCCGCCTGCCGTCCGCCCGGTGATCCGGGTCGCCGGGTCGCCATCGTCCTGGACGGCAAGATCATCTCCTCGCCGCAGGTCGACCCCTCGGTGGCGTGCCGGTCCGGCATCAGCGGCGGCTCCACCCAGATCACCGGATCCTTCGACGACGCCGAGGCCAAGGAGCTGGCCCTGCTCGTCAACGGCGGCGCCCTGCCGGTGCCGGTCGAGACCGTCGAGCAGCGCACCGTCGGCCCCACGCTCGGCGCGCGGGCCATCGAGGCCAGCGCCTGGGCGGCCGTCGTCGGCACCGCCGCGACCTCGCTGTTCATCATCGCCGTCTACCGGATCATGGGCCTTCTCGCCACGGTGGCCCTCGCCTGCTACGGCCTCATGTCCTACGCCGCCCTCGCCGCCCTTGGAGCCACCCTCACGCTGCCCGGACTCGCCGGTTTCGTCCTGGCCGTCGGCATGGCGGTGGACGCCAACGTGCTCGTCTTCGAACGCGCCCGCGAGGAGTACGCCGCCCGCAGCCGGCCCACCCCCCGGTCGTCGCTGACCGTCGGGTTCCGCAAGGCCTTCGGCGCGATCGCCGACTCCAACATCACCACCCTCATCGCCGCCGGCCTGCTGTTCTTCTTCGCCTCCGGACCCGTGCGCGGCTTCGGGGTCACGCTGGGCATCGGCGTCCTGGCCTCCATGCTCAGCGCCCTCGTCGTCACCCGCGTCCTCGCCGACCTCGCGGTCGACCGGCCCCGCCTGCGTCGCCGTCCCCACCTCACCGGCATCGCCCACACCGGCGCCGTCCGCGCCCGGCTCGCCCGCACGAACCCGCGCCTGCTGCGCCACCCCCGCCGATGGCTCGCCGCCTCGGCCGCGGCCCTGGTCCTGGCGGCCTCCGGGATCGCCGTGCGCGGCCTCGACCTCGGCGTCGAGTTCACCGGCGGCCGCCTCGTCGAATACACCACGGCGACGCCCGTGGACGCCGACCGGGCCCGCGCCGCGCTCGCCGACGCCGGGTTCCCCCGCGCCGTCGTCCAGACCTCCGGCGAGAACCGGCTCACCGTCCGCACGCACCACCTCGGCGAAGCCCGGGCGGACTCACTCACCGACGCCGTCACCGACCTGGCAGGCCGTGCCGACAAGGTCCGAGACGAAGCCATCGGGCCCAGCCTCGGCGAGGAGCTGCGGCGCGGCGCCCTGATCGCCCTCGCCGTCGCCCTCGGCGCGCAGTTGCTGTACCTGGCGGCACGCTTCCGCTGGCTGCTCGGAACCTCCGCGGTCGCCGCGCTCGCCCATGACGTCGTGATCCTCGTCGGCGTCTTCGCCTGGCTCGGCAAGCCCGTCGACGGTGTCTTCCTGGCGGCGCTGCTGACCGTCGTCGGCTACTCCGTCAACGACTCCGTAGTGGTCTTCGACCGGATCAGGGAACTCGGCCGCGACCGCACGGGGCTGCCCTTCGCCCGCATCGCCGACCAGGCGATTCTGCAGACCCTGCCACGGACCGTCAGCACCGGCATGGGTGCCGCGTTCATCCTCACCGCACTGGCCGTCCTCGGCGGCGACACCCTCACCGACTTCGCCCTCGCCCTGCTCATCGGCCTGGTGGTGGGCACCTGGTCATCGATGTTCACCGCCACGCCGCTGGCCGTCGAACTGCACCGGCGCACACGGGCGGGCTCCTCGCGGGGGCGCGGCGCGCTCGGCCGTCCGGGTGGAGGCCTGCGGGGGCCGTGAAGGCCCGGTGCCCGAGTGGGACGTATGGCCTCTGAGCGCCGGTGGAAGCGCCCGCCCCGGGTGCCGGGGCGGGCGCGAACAGAACGCGAACAAGAAAGGGACAAGGCAATCGAGACTGAATCCGCGAGCGGTCCGTACCCGTCGCCCGAGCACAGGAACGGAGCGGTCCCCGACCTCCGGCGCCGCGGGATCGACCCGGACTTCTGGTATCCGGTCGCGGTGTCCCGGAGCGTGGCGAGGAAGAAGACGTTCGCCGCCCGGTTCGCGGGGGAGCGGATCGCCCTGTACCGCGGCGAGGCCGGCACGGTCTTCGCCCTGGAGGACCGCTGCGCCCACCGTCAGGTGCCCCTGAGCATGGGCGTGGTGGAGGGCGAGGTGCTGCGCTGCTGCTACCACGCCTGGGCCTACCGGGGCAACGGCCGCATCTCGCAGATCCCGTATCTGCCCAAGGGAGTGGGCCGGCCGCCGCGAGGGGTGCGCGCCTATCCGGTCCGGGAGGCCTACGGCCTCGTCTTCGTCTTTCCCGGCGATCCCGAGAAGGCCGCCGCGACGCCGCTGCCCGACCTGCCCGAGTTCGGTTCGGCCCGGCACGTCACCATGACGTTCTCGCGCACCGTGCGATGCCACTACTCGTTCATGCACGAGAACCTGCTCGACATGAACCACCAGTTCCTGCACCGAGGCGTCCTCGGCAGGATCCGGCCCGAACTGCTGGGATTCGACACGGGTCCGGACTTCGTGGAGGCGCGCTACCTGTTCGTTCCCGCGGGCGGGAGGAAGGACCGGGGCGCGGCGCTGCTGTCCGCGGAGGGACTGAGCGGCGGTTCCTCGCCCGACGTGATCACCGTCCGCACCCAGTACCCGTACCAGACGCTGCGGGCGGTCCCGGAGAAGGCCGAGCTCCCGGCGTTCTCCCTGTGGGCCGCCTATGTGCCGCAGGACGCCGAGCAGCGCGTCAACCACACCTTCGGACTCCTCATGATCGCGAAGCCGCCGATCCCGGGAGCCCTGCACATCGCCCGGCCGTTCATCAGGAGGTTCACCGAACGGGTCTTCGCCGAGGACCGGATGGCCGTCGAGGCCGAGCAGCGGGCCTGGGACGAGCAGGGCGAGGACCGCAACCAGGAGGTGTTCCCGCTGATCCTGCACGTCCGCGACGTGCTGCGGAACAACGGGGTCCCGCTGCGCCCCACCACGGCGCGCGCCGGTTCGGGCCCTTGCGGAGGCAGCGCCGTGTGCACGTCCTGACGCCGGAGCGGGACAGGGGCGGTCCGCCGGAGGGACGGGCGCGGCTCGGCCCCCGGCGGCACACGGATCAGGACCGGCTCGCCGAGTCCAGGGCCGACTGGAGGGACCGGCGGTAGCCGTCACTGGTGTAGGTGGCTCCGGAGACGGTGTCGATGTCGGCGCTCTGGGCGGCGAGCGCCTCTCTGGTCAGCTGGGGCACGGCATAGCTGTTGATCTGCTGGTCCCGGGGGTTGTCCTGCGGCCAGGCGACCGCCGTGACGTCGGTGAGCCTGCCGTCCGTCAGCGTGATGCGCACCTGCACGGGCCCCCAGCGGGTCTGGACGGAGTCACCGGTGAGGGTCCGGGTCCCCGCGGCGGCGGATCCGCCCGACCCGGCCGTCCCGCTCGGCGCGCCGGAACCGGCGGCCGGTGCGGGCGACGCCAGCGCGGCGACGCCCGGTGCCGTGTGCGGCTTGAGCGACAGCAGCAGCACCATCCCGGAGACGGTCGCGGCGCCCGCCAGCACGATGCGGCGCAGCGGACGGTTCTTCCTCAACGTGTGCAAGACGGCCTCACAGCTCGAAGGACTCGTGGTGGATACGGTTGTCCGGGACCCCGGCGGCGCGCAGGGCCCCGTACAGGTCCTGCGCGAAGCCGTGCGGGCCGCACAGGTACACATCGTGGGCGGCCAGGTCGGGCACGGCCGCGCACAGCGAGCGGGTGGTGAGGTCGGGGCGCCCGCCGTCCGGGCCGTTGAGCGCGTAGAGCACGGTCGCACCGCGCCGGCGGGCGACCGTCTCCAGTTCGCCGGCCAGGGCGAGATCCTCGGCCGAGCGCGCGCGGTAGAGGAGGGTGACGTCTGCGGGCAGCGTCTCGAACAGGGCCCGCAGCGGGGTGACGCCGACGCCGCCCGCGATCAGCAGGGACTTGTGCGCGCGCCGCCGGTCCGCGGTCAGCGCCCCGTACGGCCCCTCCGCCCACACCCGGGTGCCCGGCCGCAGCAGCGGCACGGCGGCGCTGTGGTCGCCGAGCGCCTTGATGGTGATGCGCAGCAGGTCCGGGCGTGGCGGCGCCGACAGGGAGTACGGCGTGGACGTCCAGCGCATGCCCTCGGTCAGGAACCGCCAGCGCAGGAACTGCCCCGGCCGCGCGCCCATCTCGTCCAGCCGTCGGCCGCGTACGACGACGGAGTACACGCCCGGCGCCTCCCTGTGCACCGAGTCGACCCGCAGCCGGTGCCGCAGGTTCAGCCGCACCGGGGCCAGGACGCGGAACCACACCACCAGGGCGGCGGCGCCCAGGTACAGCGCGTACCAGGCGGCCTGCGCGGGACGGCTGCCGACCAGGTCGGACCCCAGGGCGAGCTGGTGACCGAAGGCGAGGAAGACCGCCGCGTACGTCAGCAGGTGTACGTAGTACCAGAACTCGTGGCCGACCCGGTGGCGCACCGCGCGGGCCGAGACGATCCCGACCGCGAACAGCACGAGCGTCCCTGCGGTGGCCTTGAGCATCTCCGGGTAGTCCAGGACCACCGTGAGCGTCTCGTGCACGAGCGAGGAACCGTCCTGGACCGAGTACCCGAGAAGGACCAGCACGACGTGCGCCGCCAGCAGACAGATCGTGTAGCGGCCCGCCATCGCGTGCCAGCGGGTCACCCGGTCCGTCCCGATCCGCTGTTCCAGCAGCGGCACACGGGCCATCAGAGCGACCAGCACGGCGCAGGCGTATCCGCACAGCAGGCCCGCGATCCGCCCGGCCCCCGTCAACCAGCCCGCCGCGCCGACGACCGCCCCCGTGTCGTGCCACCACAGGGCGACCACGGCGGCGGCCCCGGCCCACAGGACGGCGAGCACCGGGCCGGCGGCGGAACGCCGTGGAGCCGGCGGCGCGGGGGCCACCCTTCGTCGCGCGTACGCCGTCGTCATCCGCATGTCCCTTCGCCGGCCCTGCGACCCGTCTCCTCGGCCGTCCGGGACGACACTGTGCCGACCCAACCTCTGAGCCCGCTCTCAGCGCCGCGGCCACGGGAAGGTCTCCACCGCAGGTGGGAGGGGCTGCACGGGCGATCGGCGCCGACGGGAAGCGCGGCGGACTCAGAGCGGGACCAGAGCGAACTCAGAGGAAACTCAGAGGTCGGGAGAGCGGCTCACGACACCGCGAGACCGCATCCTGGTACGTGAGATGAACACTTCCCGCCCCCGTGGCTCCGGCCGCCCCGCGCTGACCCGGGCCGACGGCGCGCCGCTCCGGGTCCTCGTCGTCGACGACGACCCCGACCTCGCCGAGGTGCTCTCCGGCGCCCTGCGCTACGACGGCTGGGAGGTACGCACGGCGGGCGACGGCGCTTCGGCCGTCGCCCGCGCGCGCGAGCTGCTGCCCGACGCCATCGTCCTCGACGTCATGCTCCCGGACACCGACGGCTTCGCCGTGCTGCGCTCGCTGCGGGCCGTACGCCCCGACGTGTGCGTGCTCTTCCTGACCGCGCGGGACGCGGTGGAGGACCGCATCGCGGGCATCACGGCGGGCGGCGACGACTACGTGACGAAACCGTTCAGCCTGGAGGAGGTGGTCGCCCGTCTGCGCGGACTGCTGCGGCGGGCCGGCATGGCCCGGCAGTCGGCGGAGGGCCCGCGGCTGACCGTCGGCGACCTGGAGATGGACGAGGACGCCCGGGAGGTGAGCCGCGGCGGCGAGCGCGTCGAACTGTCCCCGACCGAGTTCGAACTGCTGCGCTTCCTCATGCGCAACCCGCGACGCGTCCTGAGCAAGACACAGATCCTCGACCGCGTGTGGTCCTACGACTTCGGCGGGCAGGCCCATGTCGTCGAGCTCTACATCTCCTACCTGCGCAAGAAGGTGGACGCCGGCCGCGCACCCATGATCCACACGGTGCGTGGCGCCGGATACGTCCTCAAGCCGGTCGTCCGGTGACGACGCCCGGCCGGTGGCGCGAAGGACGGCTCGCGGGGCGTCCGCTCCGGAGCGGGGCGAGGCGGTCGCTGTCCCGTCTGCCCAGGCCGCACACGCTGCGGGCACGGCTCACCGTCGGCCTCGTCGTGCTGCTCGCGGTCAGCTGCGCGGCGGTCGGGCTGGCGGCGGTGGTGGAGCTGAACGGCTTCCTCACCGGCCGCCTGGACCAGCAGCTGCGCGAGACGGGCGCACGGTTCCCGGCGAGCCTGGAGCACGGCGGGACCCGGCCCTCGGACCACGACGGCGACGAGGAGGGCGACGGCGACACCCGCCGGCAGACCGTCGGGACCTTCGGAGCCCGGCTGGTCGGCGACACGGTCACGAACGCCGCGGTGGTGGGCTCCACGGGCGCGGGCGCCCGCACCGTTCCGCTCTCGGCGGCGGACCGGCGAACGCTCGCCGCGGTGCCGGCCGACGGCCGGGGCCACACCGTCGACCTGACGGCCCTGGACGACTACCGCGTTGCAGCGGTCCGGGGCAGGGACGGGGACGTCCTGGTCACCGGGCTGCCGACGGAGCCCGTCGAGGCCG includes:
- a CDS encoding response regulator transcription factor — its product is MSAPDTSVIRILLADDHALVRRGVRLILDREPDLEVVAEAGDGAQAIELARAQEVDLAVLDIAMPRMTGLQAARELVALKPEVRVLMLTMHDNEQYFFQALKAGASGYVLKSVADRDLVAACRAAMRDEPFLYPGAVTALIRNYLDRVRNGEEPPEQVLTAREEEVLKLVAEGHSSKEIAEMLFISIKTVHRHRANLLHKLGLRDRLELTRYAIRAGLIEA
- the secD gene encoding protein translocase subunit SecD, which gives rise to MQRSPLIRGLLALAAVALSLYVALTVPVNLGLDLRGGTQIVLETRPADPADAGGEATDRTVEVLRGRIDALGVAEPTIARSGSDRIVVELPGVQDPRRAADVLGRTAQLTFHQVLGTAADADGTSDPLPERPHEQVTADESGRPLRLRAAVLTGKDVKKAAARFDQQTGAGWHVTVDFKGSGGPGWARLTGEAACRPPGDPGRRVAIVLDGKIISSPQVDPSVACRSGISGGSTQITGSFDDAEAKELALLVNGGALPVPVETVEQRTVGPTLGARAIEASAWAAVVGTAATSLFIIAVYRIMGLLATVALACYGLMSYAALAALGATLTLPGLAGFVLAVGMAVDANVLVFERAREEYAARSRPTPRSSLTVGFRKAFGAIADSNITTLIAAGLLFFFASGPVRGFGVTLGIGVLASMLSALVVTRVLADLAVDRPRLRRRPHLTGIAHTGAVRARLARTNPRLLRHPRRWLAASAAALVLAASGIAVRGLDLGVEFTGGRLVEYTTATPVDADRARAALADAGFPRAVVQTSGENRLTVRTHHLGEARADSLTDAVTDLAGRADKVRDEAIGPSLGEELRRGALIALAVALGAQLLYLAARFRWLLGTSAVAALAHDVVILVGVFAWLGKPVDGVFLAALLTVVGYSVNDSVVVFDRIRELGRDRTGLPFARIADQAILQTLPRTVSTGMGAAFILTALAVLGGDTLTDFALALLIGLVVGTWSSMFTATPLAVELHRRTRAGSSRGRGALGRPGGGLRGP
- a CDS encoding aromatic ring-hydroxylating dioxygenase subunit alpha, translating into METESASGPYPSPEHRNGAVPDLRRRGIDPDFWYPVAVSRSVARKKTFAARFAGERIALYRGEAGTVFALEDRCAHRQVPLSMGVVEGEVLRCCYHAWAYRGNGRISQIPYLPKGVGRPPRGVRAYPVREAYGLVFVFPGDPEKAAATPLPDLPEFGSARHVTMTFSRTVRCHYSFMHENLLDMNHQFLHRGVLGRIRPELLGFDTGPDFVEARYLFVPAGGRKDRGAALLSAEGLSGGSSPDVITVRTQYPYQTLRAVPEKAELPAFSLWAAYVPQDAEQRVNHTFGLLMIAKPPIPGALHIARPFIRRFTERVFAEDRMAVEAEQRAWDEQGEDRNQEVFPLILHVRDVLRNNGVPLRPTTARAGSGPCGGSAVCTS
- a CDS encoding FMN-binding protein, with the protein product MHTLRKNRPLRRIVLAGAATVSGMVLLLSLKPHTAPGVAALASPAPAAGSGAPSGTAGSGGSAAAGTRTLTGDSVQTRWGPVQVRITLTDGRLTDVTAVAWPQDNPRDQQINSYAVPQLTREALAAQSADIDTVSGATYTSDGYRRSLQSALDSASRS
- a CDS encoding ferric reductase-like transmembrane domain-containing protein; this translates as MTTAYARRRVAPAPPAPRRSAAGPVLAVLWAGAAAVVALWWHDTGAVVGAAGWLTGAGRIAGLLCGYACAVLVALMARVPLLEQRIGTDRVTRWHAMAGRYTICLLAAHVVLVLLGYSVQDGSSLVHETLTVVLDYPEMLKATAGTLVLFAVGIVSARAVRHRVGHEFWYYVHLLTYAAVFLAFGHQLALGSDLVGSRPAQAAWYALYLGAAALVVWFRVLAPVRLNLRHRLRVDSVHREAPGVYSVVVRGRRLDEMGARPGQFLRWRFLTEGMRWTSTPYSLSAPPRPDLLRITIKALGDHSAAVPLLRPGTRVWAEGPYGALTADRRRAHKSLLIAGGVGVTPLRALFETLPADVTLLYRARSAEDLALAGELETVARRRGATVLYALNGPDGGRPDLTTRSLCAAVPDLAAHDVYLCGPHGFAQDLYGALRAAGVPDNRIHHESFEL
- a CDS encoding response regulator transcription factor → MNTSRPRGSGRPALTRADGAPLRVLVVDDDPDLAEVLSGALRYDGWEVRTAGDGASAVARARELLPDAIVLDVMLPDTDGFAVLRSLRAVRPDVCVLFLTARDAVEDRIAGITAGGDDYVTKPFSLEEVVARLRGLLRRAGMARQSAEGPRLTVGDLEMDEDAREVSRGGERVELSPTEFELLRFLMRNPRRVLSKTQILDRVWSYDFGGQAHVVELYISYLRKKVDAGRAPMIHTVRGAGYVLKPVVR